The Mustela nigripes isolate SB6536 chromosome 4, MUSNIG.SB6536, whole genome shotgun sequence genome includes a window with the following:
- the C4H10orf143 gene encoding uncharacterized protein C10orf143 homolog, whose amino-acid sequence MTSWVGQAGSPRALHLFSGQIAAQRLLTASGRGCGPRSPRSVRSPGPASRGESPGFDTGRSAGSGPSPSGRPASPPARRARDRPRGARAGLARVPGPGRALAGGRAVRSEPLAAEAPPRSAAREGSKLRATGRRGRPFPAAGRGRRLGSRGRRLTAGSGGAAPPARLPEDASAAAGGEAPPAPPHSPAAGRESPARGARRRPGTTPRRCRPEVRPDPRDYSSQRPAPSPQRIGSLRRPSATRRGKTAATALGDQSRERGGGRSPADRPPVDQAWGDANGLGSSGWARGDRPALETWGPGTEAQAGPRDMGTWDRSALLPRRRWSPRGRPRRVSPRPHRSLAPPGHVGGGGVDTAAWAGGRGGRRGPRTRAWGRMDTLVLGRWRRRRAEELQVPGDAKLVLVGPFFLA is encoded by the coding sequence ATGACGTCATGGGTCGGTCAGGCCGGGTCGCCTCGCGCGCTCCATCTCTTCTCGGGCCAGATCGCCGCACAGCGACTCCTCACGGCTTCCGGACGCGGGTGCGGGCCGCGGTCGCCGCGCTCCGTCCGGTCTCCGGGGCCGGCCTCGCGCGGGGAGAGCCCGGGTTTCGACACGGGGCGGTCGGCGGGCAGCGGCCCCTCGCCCTCAGGACGCCCCGCTTCACCTCCCGCCCGCAGGGCCCGGGACCGGCCGCGGGGAGCCCGGGCGGGGCTCGCTCGGGTCCCGGGGCCGGGCCGAGCCTTGGCCGGCGGCAGGGCGGTTCGCTCGGAGCCTCTAGCGGCAGAAGCACCGCCGAGGTCCGCGGCCCGGGAGGGTTCGAAGCTGCGAGCGACCGGCCGCCGGGGCCGCCCCTTTCCCGCCGCCGGCCGCGGGCGGAGGCTCGGCTCGCGCGGGCGTCGGTTAACCGCAGGGTCCGGCGGCGCTGCCCCCCCGGCCCGGCTCCCGGAGGACGCGAGCGCAGCGGCGGGCGGCGAGGCCCCCCCGGCCCCTCCGCACAGCCCCGCAGCCGGCCGGGAAAGCCCCGCGCGCGGCGCCCGCCGGAGGCCCGGGACCACCCCACGCCGCTGCCGCCCGGAAGTGAGGCCAGATCCCCGGGACTACAGCTCCCAGAGACCCGCTCCCTCGCCCCAGCGGATTGGCTCGCTGCGCCGTCCATCAGCCACCCGCCGCGGGAAGACGGCTGCGACGGCGCTCGGCGACCAATCACGAGAGCGAGGAGGCGGGCGCTCCCCGGCCGATCGGCCGCCCGTAGACCAGGCGTGGGGGGACGCTAACGGACTGGGTTCTTCGGGGTGGGCGAGAGGGGACAGGCCGGCCCTCGAGACGTGGGGACCTGGGACAGAAGCACAGGCCGGCCCTCGAGACATGGGGACCTGGGACAGAAGCGCCCTTTTGCCCCGAAGACGCTGGTCTCCGCGGGGCCGGCCCCGCCGGGTCTCGCCTCGCCCGCATCGCTCATTGGCTCCCCCGGGACACGTGGGTGGGGGAGGCGTGGACACAGCGGCGTGGGCCGGCGGCCGCGGGGGCAGGAGAGGCCCGCGGACCCGGGCGTGGGGCCGCATGGACACGCTGGTGCTGGGCCGGTGGCGACGGCGGAGGGCGGAGGAGCTTCAGGTTCCGGGGGACGCG